The following coding sequences lie in one Longimicrobium sp. genomic window:
- a CDS encoding aldo/keto reductase — protein MVNRREFFGITLGAGASLALNPTLLRAFQKPGAALIQRAIPSSGEMLPVIGLSFSNHALCADPAALKEVLKTFADNGGRVFDAQHGNAAAEQFHATAANELGIQNRLFWSTRGIRPGGPGGPPQPGADAVQAHVEMWRAKLQAPRMDLVMVPPQGDPAHLAALKEEKRAGRVRYIGVQVIADPVYPQLEAIMRNEPIDFIGIDYDIANRARVEDTILPLALERKIGVMAFFPFGNNGGVSCGSGANLFGRVGDRPLPEWAAEFDARTWAHFFLKYVISHPAVTVARVGTTKAHHMLDNMGGGIGRLPNEATRRRMAELIDALPPVTMGGGGPAAEAAHGPPGSMVLPAAVLDRYVGEYRTATGDTFNFRRYGTMLVVKAGRGPDTVIYGRSQTRFQLGPNFIEFQVGSAGKATGLIYERGSQKIPAPRIR, from the coding sequence ATGGTCAACCGCCGCGAGTTTTTCGGAATCACCCTCGGCGCCGGTGCTTCGCTGGCGCTCAATCCGACGCTGCTCCGCGCATTCCAGAAGCCGGGCGCAGCGCTCATTCAGCGAGCCATTCCGTCCTCCGGTGAGATGCTCCCGGTGATCGGACTCTCGTTCTCGAACCACGCGTTGTGCGCGGATCCCGCCGCGCTCAAGGAGGTCCTGAAGACGTTCGCCGACAACGGCGGCAGGGTCTTCGACGCGCAGCACGGCAACGCGGCCGCGGAGCAGTTCCACGCCACGGCCGCCAACGAGCTCGGGATTCAGAACAGGCTCTTCTGGTCGACGCGGGGTATCCGCCCCGGCGGGCCCGGCGGCCCACCGCAACCCGGCGCCGACGCCGTGCAAGCGCACGTCGAGATGTGGAGAGCGAAGCTCCAGGCGCCCAGGATGGACCTGGTCATGGTGCCCCCACAGGGGGACCCGGCGCACCTCGCCGCCCTGAAGGAGGAGAAGAGGGCCGGGCGCGTCCGGTACATCGGCGTGCAGGTGATCGCCGATCCCGTGTACCCGCAGCTCGAGGCGATCATGCGCAACGAGCCGATCGACTTCATCGGCATCGACTACGACATCGCCAATCGCGCGCGCGTGGAGGACACGATCCTGCCGCTCGCCCTGGAGCGGAAGATCGGCGTGATGGCTTTCTTCCCCTTCGGCAACAATGGCGGAGTCAGCTGCGGGAGTGGCGCCAACCTCTTCGGGCGCGTCGGCGACAGGCCCCTCCCGGAGTGGGCCGCCGAGTTCGACGCCAGGACGTGGGCGCACTTCTTCTTGAAGTACGTCATCAGCCACCCGGCCGTCACCGTGGCCCGCGTGGGGACGACCAAGGCGCACCACATGCTCGACAACATGGGCGGCGGCATCGGCCGCCTGCCGAACGAGGCGACGCGCAGGCGCATGGCGGAGCTGATCGACGCGCTGCCGCCGGTCACGATGGGGGGGGGCGGACCTGCGGCGGAGGCGGCACACGGGCCTCCAGGTTCCATGGTGCTGCCCGCGGCGGTCCTCGACCGCTACGTGGGTGAATACAGAACGGCAACCGGGGACACCTTCAACTTCCGCCGCTACGGGACGATGCTGGTCGTGAAGGCCGGCCGCGGTCCAGACACCGTCATCTACGGGCGCTCCCAGACCCGGTTCCAGCTGGGCCCGAATTTCATCGAGTTCCAGGTCGGCAGCGCCGGAAAGGCCACCGGGCTCATCTACGAGCGGGGCAGCCAGAAGATCCCGGCACCACGCATCCGCTAG
- a CDS encoding outer membrane beta-barrel protein has protein sequence MTATHLRWGVPLVALALLFAAPAAAQQRGFTLAEVEELLRSDVSSTRILLLVQQRCIHFDPDDRALAVLSAAGATTELLAGLRQPSQCMTHRGPLPKSSAPPAPPAPAAPDAPQAPATRRSGRPLAFLGFGYANGSFTPDEGDGDGAGHGAAVEFGVGGSHFAVFARGAFAGIDPAEGEAYDLGNSDLGARVVFLPARAILRPYVDAAVSVITMEYTDGEGTQRRSATGFGVSGAGGVRLAVTPRVALDASYRRVFGSISQVGADAPGGLEEGAGGSGGWVMVGLSWTPGANRSPAP, from the coding sequence ATGACCGCCACTCACTTGCGCTGGGGCGTGCCGCTCGTCGCGCTCGCGCTTCTCTTCGCCGCGCCGGCCGCCGCACAGCAGCGCGGCTTCACGCTGGCCGAGGTGGAGGAGCTCCTGCGCAGCGACGTCAGCAGCACGCGCATCCTCCTGCTGGTGCAGCAGCGGTGCATCCACTTCGACCCGGACGACCGGGCGCTGGCGGTGCTGTCCGCCGCCGGCGCCACCACGGAGCTCCTGGCGGGCCTGCGCCAGCCCTCGCAGTGCATGACGCACCGGGGCCCCCTGCCGAAGTCGTCCGCCCCGCCCGCCCCGCCCGCCCCGGCTGCACCCGACGCGCCCCAGGCCCCAGCCACGCGCCGCTCCGGACGGCCGCTGGCGTTCCTCGGTTTCGGATACGCGAACGGCTCCTTCACCCCGGACGAGGGCGACGGCGACGGGGCGGGGCACGGCGCGGCGGTGGAGTTCGGCGTGGGAGGGTCGCACTTCGCAGTCTTCGCGCGCGGCGCCTTCGCCGGTATCGACCCCGCCGAGGGTGAGGCGTACGACCTGGGGAACAGCGACCTCGGCGCCCGCGTCGTCTTCCTCCCGGCGCGCGCCATCCTGCGCCCGTACGTGGACGCGGCGGTATCGGTGATCACCATGGAGTACACGGACGGCGAGGGAACGCAGAGGCGGAGCGCGACCGGCTTTGGCGTGTCTGGCGCGGGCGGAGTGCGGCTCGCGGTCACGCCCAGGGTGGCGCTCGATGCCAGCTACCGCAGGGTCTTCGGGTCGATCAGCCAGGTAGGTGCGGACGCGCCCGGGGGGCTCGAGGAGGGCGCGGGCGGAAGCGGGGGCTGGGTGATGGTGGGGCTGAGCTGGACGCCGGGCGCGAACCGATCCCCGGCCCCATGA
- a CDS encoding metalloregulator ArsR/SmtB family transcription factor, which yields MEVASAIADQVRREILMLLRERVMSAGEIADRFEISRPAVSRHLRVLRECGLVVDEVRGRERLYRLDTAPLAPLEEWIAQLHDRWSGPLDALETEVYRTRRERRESPSIPQERTA from the coding sequence ATGGAAGTCGCTTCTGCCATCGCTGACCAGGTCCGGCGCGAGATCCTCATGCTTCTTCGGGAGCGGGTGATGTCGGCCGGAGAGATCGCGGACCGCTTCGAGATCAGCAGGCCCGCGGTGAGCCGCCACCTGCGCGTGCTGCGTGAGTGCGGGCTGGTGGTGGACGAGGTGCGTGGGCGCGAGCGGCTCTACCGGCTCGACACGGCTCCCCTGGCGCCGCTCGAGGAGTGGATCGCCCAACTGCACGACCGCTGGTCCGGTCCCCTGGACGCGCTGGAGACCGAGGTGTACCGCACGCGGCGCGAACGCCGTGAATCCCCTTCGATCCCCCAGGAGAGAACCGCATGA
- a CDS encoding SRPBCC family protein, translated as MNPTPMGRLVRTPEGSDLVIVRTFRAPIEDVWASITESERTARWWGPWTGEPGAGRTIRYTMAFEAEGPASEMLIEACEPPRHLAVRAINDYGDWRLEAHLSESAGVTEMRFTQHLDDKTNIGDVGPGWEYYLDNLVASRTGDTMPDFNDYYPSQKQYYMDLAAAEG; from the coding sequence ATGAACCCAACCCCCATGGGACGCCTCGTCCGCACGCCGGAGGGTAGTGATCTCGTGATCGTCCGCACCTTTCGCGCACCCATCGAGGACGTGTGGGCGAGCATCACGGAGTCGGAGCGCACCGCCCGGTGGTGGGGTCCGTGGACGGGGGAGCCGGGGGCGGGGCGGACGATCCGCTACACGATGGCGTTCGAGGCCGAAGGTCCCGCGTCCGAGATGCTGATCGAGGCATGCGAGCCGCCGCGCCACCTGGCCGTGCGCGCCATCAACGACTACGGCGACTGGCGCCTGGAGGCGCACCTGAGCGAGTCCGCCGGCGTCACCGAGATGCGCTTCACCCAGCACCTCGACGACAAGACCAACATCGGCGACGTGGGGCCGGGGTGGGAGTACTACCTCGACAACCTGGTCGCCTCCCGCACCGGCGACACGATGCCGGACTTCAACGACTACTACCCGTCGCAGAAGCAGTATTACATGGACCTCGCGGCCGCCGAAGGCTGA
- a CDS encoding EAL domain-containing protein yields MRIVGYVRDERLQAAVEEAATAMGAELTLLQAGETGAAGAEALTAALRTHPDVALVEPRADLLATVRDETGARGICMLVACSTDEEVRRAVAARADDWLYLPTTADEVASRVWAVSQRTRRGEGPSDQTQAAEHLRYEELLFDRSTGFPTLPVMLEQGRDMLERRGRMTVLYIQFVRYSKLEEIYGWEKLDEVLQTTANSVREFYDRRRSKEESLLMVSHTGDDDFIFFTDLPDPVSEAEQRINELATELEGHVRARLEGEHGEDVAGLFEIYIGSATLFRNPKVRTERQIYRGIREASAAARGVESRERTRKVADLKTLLHDENVYIVYHPIVVTATREVYAYEALARGGMRALRSPEVLFGVAEEANLIWELSRLCRKRAIEGIDTHLQENELLFLNIDPHDFRDPTFRYMDLDELGVEHPERIVLEITERTAITDYPKFVGYLNEFRERGFRFAVDDAGSGYAGLGSIANLSPDFIKLDISLIAGIDTNFMKQNLVETMVSFANDHGIKVIAEGVEREEEFDAVKRLGVHLTQGFLFHNPGTMHHAGGGMGHGVKGEPGH; encoded by the coding sequence GTGAGGATCGTAGGCTACGTTCGCGACGAGAGGCTGCAGGCGGCCGTCGAAGAGGCCGCGACCGCGATGGGCGCCGAGCTCACCCTGCTGCAGGCCGGCGAGACGGGGGCCGCGGGGGCCGAGGCGCTCACCGCCGCGCTCCGCACCCACCCAGACGTGGCGCTGGTGGAGCCCCGCGCCGACCTCCTGGCCACCGTGCGCGACGAGACGGGGGCACGGGGGATCTGCATGCTGGTGGCGTGCAGCACAGACGAGGAGGTGCGCCGCGCCGTCGCCGCGCGGGCGGACGACTGGCTCTACCTTCCCACCACGGCGGACGAAGTGGCGTCGCGCGTGTGGGCGGTGAGCCAGCGCACGCGCCGCGGCGAGGGCCCCAGCGACCAGACGCAGGCCGCCGAGCACCTGCGCTACGAGGAGCTCCTCTTCGACCGCTCCACCGGCTTCCCCACGCTCCCCGTGATGCTGGAGCAGGGGCGCGACATGCTGGAGCGGCGCGGGCGCATGACGGTGCTCTACATCCAGTTCGTGCGCTACAGCAAGCTGGAGGAGATCTACGGCTGGGAAAAGCTGGACGAGGTGCTGCAGACCACCGCCAACTCGGTGCGCGAGTTCTACGACCGGCGGCGCAGCAAGGAGGAGTCGCTCCTGATGGTGTCGCACACGGGCGACGACGACTTCATCTTCTTCACCGACCTGCCGGACCCCGTATCCGAGGCGGAGCAGCGCATCAACGAGCTGGCCACGGAGCTGGAGGGGCACGTGCGCGCGCGGCTGGAGGGGGAGCACGGCGAGGACGTGGCGGGGCTGTTCGAGATCTACATCGGCTCGGCGACGCTCTTTCGCAACCCCAAGGTGCGCACGGAGCGGCAGATCTACCGCGGGATCCGCGAGGCGTCGGCCGCGGCGCGCGGGGTGGAGAGCCGCGAGCGCACCCGCAAGGTGGCCGACCTGAAGACGCTGCTGCACGACGAGAACGTCTACATCGTATACCATCCCATCGTGGTGACGGCCACGCGCGAGGTGTACGCCTACGAGGCGCTCGCCCGCGGCGGAATGCGCGCCCTCCGCTCGCCCGAGGTGCTCTTTGGCGTGGCGGAGGAGGCGAACCTGATCTGGGAGCTTTCGCGCCTCTGCCGCAAGCGCGCCATCGAGGGGATCGACACGCACCTGCAGGAGAACGAGCTCCTCTTCCTGAACATCGACCCGCACGACTTCCGCGACCCCACGTTCCGCTACATGGACCTGGACGAGCTGGGCGTGGAGCACCCGGAGCGCATCGTGCTGGAGATCACGGAGCGCACCGCCATCACGGACTACCCCAAGTTCGTGGGGTACCTGAACGAGTTCCGCGAGCGCGGCTTCCGCTTCGCCGTGGACGACGCGGGGAGCGGCTACGCGGGGCTGGGGAGCATCGCCAACCTGTCGCCCGACTTCATCAAGCTGGACATCTCGCTCATCGCGGGGATCGACACCAACTTCATGAAGCAGAACCTGGTGGAGACGATGGTCTCCTTCGCCAACGACCACGGCATCAAGGTGATCGCCGAGGGCGTGGAGCGCGAAGAGGAGTTCGACGCCGTGAAGCGCCTGGGCGTGCACCTTACGCAGGGCTTCCTCTTCCACAACCCCGGCACCATGCACCACGCCGGCGGCGGAATGGGGCACGGGGTGAAGGGCGAGCCGGGGCACTGA
- a CDS encoding response regulator — MTSVDPKQTILVVDDNLDNVEILRAFLESRGYTIAEASDGKSALAKMETVKPALVLLDVMMPGMDGWQVCRAIKNHPEFGGTTKVVMVTAKGAFEDKFEGLRSGADDYVVKPVDFKDLLAKVQRNLAAQGGAA, encoded by the coding sequence GTGACCTCGGTAGATCCAAAGCAAACCATCCTGGTGGTGGACGACAACCTGGACAACGTGGAGATCCTCCGCGCCTTCCTCGAGTCGCGCGGCTACACCATCGCCGAGGCGAGCGACGGGAAGTCGGCGCTCGCCAAGATGGAGACCGTCAAACCCGCCCTGGTGCTGCTGGACGTGATGATGCCGGGGATGGACGGGTGGCAGGTGTGCCGCGCCATCAAGAACCACCCGGAGTTCGGCGGCACCACCAAGGTGGTGATGGTGACGGCCAAGGGCGCCTTCGAAGACAAGTTCGAGGGCCTCCGCTCCGGCGCGGACGACTACGTGGTGAAGCCGGTGGACTTCAAGGACCTGCTCGCCAAGGTGCAGCGGAACCTTGCGGCCCAGGGGGGCGCGGCGTGA
- a CDS encoding carboxypeptidase-like regulatory domain-containing protein: MISRRILLAALCAILSASAAGAQTAVVQGHALANDGTPVPLSVVRLLPSAGGQGRTVLTDARGAFRFDTVAAGSYRLRMERIGYTAPPSAPFTVADGATSEQTLRAALQAVVLEGVSTGRPACYTGDRLGEAPAVQALWREAMKGVEQRRAFAAQYAYRYNQRTRGTAHLRLVRDKRINSDTTIIIHPDSARARRARAVAAGDTTQTKSLMINIPSELTLVHESFLVGHCLEANPQLDSTGAWTLRFRALRSARGTLNLSGALRLDSRTFAVRQIEFRYLDGRREWAAGTLDFGEVSTPFGAVRLPRSAQVRADPDGAMGLVMTRLEGTVDFHSYRAFEKVRGG, translated from the coding sequence ATGATCTCCCGCCGCATCCTCCTCGCCGCGCTCTGCGCGATCCTTTCCGCGTCCGCCGCCGGGGCACAGACCGCCGTCGTCCAGGGGCACGCCCTCGCCAACGACGGCACGCCGGTGCCGCTCTCGGTCGTCCGGCTCCTTCCGTCGGCGGGGGGCCAGGGGCGCACCGTGCTGACCGACGCGCGTGGCGCCTTCCGCTTCGACACGGTGGCCGCCGGCAGCTACCGCCTGCGCATGGAGCGCATCGGCTACACCGCGCCGCCCTCCGCCCCCTTCACCGTGGCCGACGGCGCGACCAGCGAGCAGACGCTGCGCGCCGCACTGCAGGCGGTGGTGCTGGAAGGGGTCTCCACCGGCCGCCCCGCGTGCTACACGGGCGACCGCCTCGGTGAAGCCCCGGCCGTGCAGGCGCTCTGGCGCGAGGCGATGAAGGGCGTGGAGCAGCGCCGCGCCTTCGCCGCGCAGTACGCCTACCGCTACAACCAGCGCACCCGCGGAACGGCCCACCTGCGCCTGGTCCGCGACAAGCGCATCAACAGCGACACCACCATCATCATCCACCCGGACTCCGCCCGCGCCCGCCGCGCGCGTGCCGTGGCCGCCGGTGATACGACGCAGACCAAGTCCCTCATGATCAACATTCCCAGCGAGCTGACGCTGGTGCACGAAAGCTTCCTGGTGGGCCACTGCCTGGAGGCCAACCCGCAGCTCGACTCCACCGGCGCCTGGACGCTGCGCTTCCGGGCGCTGCGCTCCGCCCGAGGCACGCTCAACCTTTCCGGCGCGCTGCGGCTGGACTCGCGCACCTTTGCCGTCCGCCAGATCGAGTTCCGCTACCTGGACGGGCGGCGGGAGTGGGCCGCGGGCACGCTCGACTTCGGTGAAGTCTCCACCCCGTTCGGCGCGGTGCGCCTGCCGCGCTCCGCCCAGGTGCGCGCCGACCCCGACGGCGCCATGGGCCTGGTGATGACGCGGCTGGAGGGAACCGTCGACTTCCACAGCTATCGGGCCTTCGAAAAGGTGCGCGGCGGCTGA
- a CDS encoding ABC-F family ATP-binding cassette domain-containing protein, with protein sequence MNVVNVQNLHKSFGPRVLFDGVSFAIDEGEKVGFIGVNGSGKSTLFRIIGGMEPPDEGTLAYQRGMRVGYLEQEPEFEAGATILTAAAGGTPELNEVIAAYHEVGGRLTRGEGDTDRLLARQGELAARIDALGGWDYEHRMEAILTRLQVDRWERPVEGLSGGERKRVALARVLLQQPELLLMDEPTNHLDADTTLWLEGHLREYPGAVMLITHDRYFLDRVVTRMIEVTPGELTAFPGGYTEYLEAKAERTARLAVEADKRSRLLEKELAWVRRSPSARTGKQQARINRLDDLQSEHRDKRLPNRTTVEIAMADAPRLGRTVLNLHGISKAFGSHTLVRDFSTILQAGERIGIIGPNGAGKTTLLRIIMGTEHPDAGEVELGKNTHIAYFDQRREELDPEKTVYEAAAEQDWVVVGGERIHLRSHLETFLFPVPQQRQKVKSLSGGEKNRLLLARLFLREANLLILDEPTNDLDLVTLQVLEDVLSDYPGCVLLVTHDRFFLDKVATGLIAFEGNGELRRHAGGYDLYRRLKEQREAEAAAAAAPAARKPAPGAPARPSTERKLSYKEKRELEGMEEAIMKAEARKEELEARLADPALYAAGNDEVQRVTAQFREASEQVDALYARWAELEEVAGAVR encoded by the coding sequence ATGAACGTCGTCAACGTCCAGAACCTGCACAAGAGCTTCGGCCCCCGCGTCCTCTTCGACGGCGTCTCCTTCGCCATCGACGAGGGCGAGAAGGTGGGCTTCATCGGCGTCAACGGGTCGGGGAAGAGCACCCTCTTCCGGATCATCGGCGGCATGGAGCCGCCCGACGAGGGGACGCTCGCCTATCAGCGCGGGATGCGCGTGGGCTACCTGGAGCAGGAGCCGGAGTTCGAGGCGGGCGCCACCATCCTCACCGCCGCGGCCGGCGGCACCCCCGAGCTGAACGAGGTCATCGCCGCCTACCATGAAGTCGGCGGCCGCCTCACCCGCGGCGAGGGCGACACGGACCGCCTGCTCGCGCGCCAGGGAGAGCTGGCCGCGCGCATCGACGCGCTGGGCGGATGGGACTACGAGCACCGCATGGAGGCGATCCTCACGCGCCTGCAGGTGGACCGCTGGGAGCGCCCGGTGGAAGGATTGAGCGGGGGCGAGCGGAAGCGGGTGGCGCTGGCGCGCGTCCTCCTGCAGCAGCCCGAGCTCCTCCTGATGGACGAACCCACCAACCACCTGGACGCCGACACCACGCTCTGGCTGGAAGGGCATCTGCGCGAGTACCCCGGCGCGGTGATGCTCATCACCCACGACCGCTACTTCCTGGACCGCGTGGTCACCCGGATGATCGAGGTCACCCCCGGCGAGCTGACCGCCTTCCCCGGCGGCTACACCGAGTACCTGGAAGCCAAGGCCGAGCGCACCGCGCGCCTGGCCGTCGAGGCGGACAAGCGCAGCCGCCTGCTGGAGAAGGAGCTCGCCTGGGTGCGCCGCTCCCCCAGCGCCCGCACGGGGAAGCAGCAGGCGCGCATCAACCGCCTGGACGACCTGCAGTCCGAGCACCGCGACAAGCGCCTCCCCAACCGCACCACGGTGGAGATCGCGATGGCGGACGCGCCGCGGCTGGGGCGCACGGTGCTGAACCTCCACGGCATCAGCAAGGCGTTCGGGAGCCACACGCTGGTCCGCGACTTCAGCACCATCCTGCAGGCGGGGGAGCGAATCGGCATCATCGGCCCCAACGGGGCGGGGAAGACGACGCTCCTGCGCATCATCATGGGCACCGAGCATCCCGACGCCGGCGAGGTGGAGCTCGGCAAGAACACGCACATCGCCTACTTCGACCAGCGCCGCGAAGAGCTGGATCCCGAGAAGACCGTCTACGAGGCCGCCGCCGAGCAGGACTGGGTGGTGGTGGGCGGCGAGCGCATCCACCTGCGCTCGCACCTGGAGACGTTCCTGTTCCCCGTCCCACAGCAGCGCCAGAAGGTCAAGTCGCTCTCCGGCGGCGAAAAGAACCGGCTTCTCCTCGCCCGCCTCTTCCTGCGCGAGGCGAACCTGCTGATCCTGGACGAGCCCACCAACGACCTGGACCTGGTCACGCTCCAGGTGCTGGAGGACGTCCTCTCCGACTATCCCGGCTGCGTGCTCCTGGTGACGCACGACCGCTTCTTTCTGGACAAGGTGGCCACGGGCCTCATCGCCTTCGAGGGGAACGGCGAGCTGCGCCGCCACGCGGGCGGCTACGACCTGTATCGCCGCCTCAAGGAGCAGCGCGAAGCCGAAGCCGCCGCGGCCGCCGCCCCCGCCGCGCGCAAGCCCGCCCCCGGCGCCCCTGCCCGCCCCTCCACCGAGCGCAAGCTGAGCTACAAGGAGAAGCGCGAGCTGGAGGGGATGGAGGAAGCGATCATGAAGGCCGAAGCCCGAAAGGAAGAGCTCGAAGCCCGCCTCGCCGACCCCGCCCTCTACGCGGCCGGCAACGACGAGGTGCAGCGCGTGACCGCGCAGTTCCGCGAGGCCAGCGAGCAGGTGGATGCTCTGTACGCCCGCTGGGCGGAGCTGGAGGAGGTGGCGGGGGCGGTGCGGTAG
- a CDS encoding NRAMP family divalent metal transporter: protein MEQRERRSALIGAAFLMATSAIGPGFLTQTAVFTGKLGASFGFAILASVILDIGAQLNIWRVIAVAERRAQDIANMVAPGLGTLLAVLVVLGGLIFNIGNVAGAALGLQALLGMPLATGALVSAGAAVGLFLFRDAGRAMDRFAQVLGFVMIALTLYVVATSRPPFGEAVLRSVAPLKLDWIAVVTLVGGTVGGYITFAGGHRLLDAGISGRAALPEVSRSAVTGIIVTSIMRVGLFLAALGVVSAGFKLDPANPPGSVFQHAAGEVGLRLFGLVIWCAAVTSIVGASYTSVSFLRTLSTRVETRQRTVIILFVVLSTAVFLAVGRPVQLLVAAGAANALVLPLALGAMLLAARRVAIIGDYRHPVWMSVFGWAVAVAMAVMAVYTIVTTVAGMW from the coding sequence GTGGAGCAGCGAGAACGGAGGAGCGCGCTGATCGGCGCGGCGTTCCTGATGGCGACGTCCGCCATCGGGCCCGGGTTCCTGACCCAGACGGCCGTGTTCACCGGCAAGCTGGGGGCGAGCTTCGGCTTCGCCATCCTGGCGTCGGTCATCCTCGACATCGGCGCGCAGCTCAACATCTGGCGCGTGATCGCGGTGGCGGAGCGGCGCGCGCAGGACATCGCCAACATGGTGGCGCCGGGGCTGGGGACGCTCCTCGCTGTGCTGGTGGTGCTCGGCGGGCTGATCTTCAACATCGGCAACGTGGCGGGCGCCGCGCTGGGTCTGCAGGCGCTGCTGGGGATGCCGCTCGCCACCGGGGCGCTGGTCAGCGCGGGGGCGGCGGTGGGGCTCTTCCTCTTCCGCGACGCCGGGCGGGCGATGGACCGCTTCGCGCAGGTGCTTGGCTTCGTGATGATCGCCCTCACCCTGTACGTGGTGGCGACTTCGCGGCCTCCGTTCGGGGAGGCGGTCCTTCGCTCCGTGGCGCCGCTGAAGCTGGACTGGATCGCGGTGGTGACGCTGGTGGGCGGCACGGTCGGCGGCTACATCACCTTTGCGGGCGGGCACCGGCTGCTGGACGCGGGGATCTCCGGGCGGGCCGCGCTCCCCGAGGTGTCGCGCAGCGCCGTGACCGGGATCATCGTCACCAGCATCATGCGCGTGGGGCTCTTCCTGGCGGCGCTAGGCGTGGTCTCCGCCGGCTTCAAGCTGGACCCCGCGAACCCGCCCGGCTCCGTCTTCCAGCACGCGGCGGGGGAGGTGGGGCTGCGGCTCTTCGGGCTGGTGATCTGGTGCGCGGCGGTGACCTCGATCGTGGGCGCGAGCTACACCTCGGTTTCCTTTCTGCGCACCCTGAGCACGCGCGTGGAGACGCGGCAGCGCACCGTAATCATCCTCTTCGTCGTCCTCTCCACCGCGGTGTTCCTGGCCGTGGGACGCCCCGTGCAGCTCCTGGTGGCCGCCGGCGCCGCCAACGCGCTCGTCCTGCCGCTCGCTCTCGGCGCGATGCTCCTGGCCGCGCGCCGCGTCGCCATCATCGGCGACTACCGGCATCCGGTCTGGATGTCCGTTTTCGGCTGGGCGGTGGCGGTCGCGATGGCGGTGATGGCCGTGTATACCATCGTGACGACGGTGGCGGGGATGTGGTGA
- a CDS encoding 5-oxoprolinase subunit PxpA produces MNRTIDLNCDLGESFGAYRMGDDAGVLPFVTSANVACGAHAGDPSVMRRTVAAALEHGVAIGAHPGFPDLAGFGRREMRISPQEAYDLVLYQVGALAAFATAAGTSLRHVKPHGALYNMACADAALAEPIARAVRDLDAGLILFGLPGSELQRAAEGAGLRFAREAFADRGYAEDGSLVRRGAPGAMIDNPDDAVRRAVEIAAEGRTRTADGAELRLEADTICIHGDRPDAALFARTLREGLERSGVRVAAPLSGG; encoded by the coding sequence ATGAACCGAACGATCGATCTCAACTGCGATCTGGGAGAGAGCTTCGGCGCCTACCGGATGGGCGACGATGCGGGGGTGCTCCCGTTCGTGACCTCGGCAAACGTGGCGTGCGGCGCGCATGCGGGCGATCCGTCCGTGATGCGCCGCACCGTGGCGGCCGCACTGGAGCACGGGGTCGCGATCGGGGCGCATCCCGGATTCCCGGACCTGGCTGGCTTCGGGCGGCGCGAGATGAGGATCTCGCCGCAGGAGGCGTACGACCTGGTGCTCTACCAGGTGGGCGCGCTCGCCGCCTTTGCGACGGCCGCCGGCACCTCGCTGCGCCACGTGAAGCCGCACGGGGCGCTGTACAACATGGCCTGCGCCGATGCCGCCCTCGCCGAGCCGATCGCCCGCGCCGTCCGCGACCTGGATGCGGGGCTGATCCTCTTCGGCCTCCCAGGAAGCGAGCTGCAGCGCGCCGCCGAGGGTGCGGGGCTCCGCTTCGCGCGCGAAGCCTTTGCGGACCGGGGATACGCGGAGGATGGCTCCCTCGTCCGCCGAGGCGCGCCGGGGGCGATGATCGACAATCCCGACGATGCGGTGCGGCGCGCGGTGGAGATCGCCGCCGAGGGGCGCACCCGGACGGCGGACGGCGCCGAGCTACGGCTGGAGGCGGACACGATCTGCATCCACGGCGACCGGCCCGATGCCGCTCTTTTCGCGCGCACCCTGCGTGAAGGGCTGGAAAGGAGCGGCGTGCGGGTGGCGGCACCCCTGAGCGGAGGCTGA